In Entomomonas moraniae, one DNA window encodes the following:
- a CDS encoding lipopolysaccharide kinase InaA family protein — protein MNTITYSDIEQFNYWWNVSGSWVEEPNRRRGGESGVLIHKDKVGQVFYVKRQEKHIYRSLFFPFGQLTIKRENFAYQAFKKIGITTPELVYCGVSGDRAILVTKELKGFISFEQWLDQSNDSDANEIALFAVLRSIANVLSKMHKHRSQHNCVYPKHIFINLNDVQQGKENIEIALLDLEKSRKRFTAKQATLHDLPQIRRHTSLTMNEWRYFVQQYEIACDAFFPSLYI, from the coding sequence ATGAATACAATTACTTATAGCGATATTGAACAATTTAATTATTGGTGGAATGTTTCGGGTAGCTGGGTTGAGGAGCCTAATAGACGCCGCGGTGGCGAAAGCGGTGTTTTAATACATAAGGATAAAGTAGGGCAGGTTTTTTACGTTAAACGCCAAGAAAAACATATTTATCGTAGTCTATTTTTTCCTTTTGGTCAGCTAACAATTAAGCGCGAAAATTTCGCCTATCAGGCATTTAAAAAAATAGGAATAACAACACCAGAGCTTGTTTATTGTGGTGTCTCTGGCGATAGAGCTATTTTAGTAACAAAAGAGTTAAAAGGCTTTATTAGCTTCGAGCAATGGCTCGATCAATCAAATGATAGTGATGCTAATGAAATAGCTTTATTTGCTGTGTTAAGAAGTATTGCAAACGTCTTATCTAAAATGCATAAGCATCGTTCTCAGCATAATTGTGTTTATCCAAAGCATATTTTTATTAATTTAAATGATGTCCAGCAAGGTAAGGAAAATATAGAAATAGCTTTGCTCGATCTAGAAAAATCTAGGAAGCGTTTTACTGCGAAACAAGCGACGCTGCATGATTTGCCACAGATTAGGAGGCATACATCATTAACCATGAATGAATGGAGATATTTTGTTCAGCAATATGAGATTGCGTGTGACGCTTTTTTTCCTTCTTTATACATTTAA
- a CDS encoding class I SAM-dependent methyltransferase produces MIDKNFFEKTCVELTFSDKYDKEHAIKYYHKHQQGFWRKLSHWREEQMIREALKTAGDPLSVLDLPCGAGRFWSLLSENKERRIYAADNSPHMIDAAISLQPIEITQKIHTFQSSAFDIQVEDNAVDCVFCIRLLHHIGEHEHRLELLREFHRVTRDTVIVSLWVDGNFKAWRRRQSESTGSHTQNNRFLVSRSDIEAEFKASGFDILEYHDFFPKYAMWRTYVLRKIR; encoded by the coding sequence ATGATAGATAAAAATTTCTTTGAGAAAACTTGTGTTGAATTAACCTTTTCAGATAAATACGATAAAGAGCATGCCATAAAGTATTATCATAAACACCAGCAAGGCTTTTGGCGTAAGCTCTCGCATTGGCGAGAAGAGCAAATGATACGAGAAGCTCTTAAAACAGCAGGTGACCCATTGTCGGTATTAGATTTACCTTGTGGGGCTGGCAGATTTTGGTCGTTATTGTCAGAGAATAAAGAACGCCGTATTTATGCGGCAGATAACTCTCCGCACATGATCGATGCAGCAATATCTTTACAGCCAATAGAGATCACACAAAAGATCCATACTTTTCAATCATCTGCTTTTGATATCCAAGTAGAAGATAACGCGGTTGATTGTGTGTTCTGTATTCGTTTACTTCATCATATCGGTGAGCATGAACACCGTTTAGAGCTATTGCGAGAGTTCCATCGAGTTACTCGTGATACAGTGATTGTTTCTCTATGGGTGGATGGTAATTTCAAAGCATGGCGTAGACGCCAATCTGAATCGACAGGTTCGCATACACAAAATAATAGATTTCTAGTGAGTAGATCAGACATTGAAGCTGAGTTTAAAGCGTCTGGTTTTGATATCTTAGAGTATCATGACTTCTTCCCAAAGTATGCGATGTGGCGTACTTATGTATTAAGAAAGATAAGATAA
- a CDS encoding phosphoethanolamine transferase, whose protein sequence is MLTTLYKKLQSVTSKLNIIQCNSLSFIWVSALVFTACFNIAFFAKVIDALSMNNKDDYLLFGSFIIFIFCVLNILFTLFFVKPIRKPLLVILLCCSALGSYFSLFYGIYIDNDMLVNIFQTNTYEAITLLNGKLVLWFIIFGLLPSLFVIFFIKVKKISFLKSATLRTVNILISVAILGALYFSLPGEYSFFLKTNKSTLKLISPTNYIYALGDMVNKHYKSEVPFTHIGEDAKRKIATNPQKKKLIIIVVGETSRAQNFSLNGYERETNPLLSKQSNLFNFEHASSCGTATAISVPCMFSNMPRKSFDRTLAINEDNVLDIIARTGVNVYWKDNDSNCKEVCNRVPTLEINKTEPAELCKGGLCYDIQLLNGLDQYINERTDDTVIVIHTNGSHGPAYHERYQKDQEKFTPACKSTEIDSCSQQELVNAYDNTIVNVDFVLNSTIELLKKHSDQFSTAMLYMSDHGESLGEDGFYLHGAPYRIAPKQQTHIPMIFWLSDSFMNNHRINKTCLADKAKNDQNVSHDNLFHTVLGALDVSTKEYDPSLDIFKSCEYE, encoded by the coding sequence ATGTTGACAACACTGTATAAAAAACTACAATCCGTTACGAGTAAACTAAACATTATCCAATGCAATAGTTTAAGCTTTATTTGGGTCAGTGCATTAGTGTTTACTGCTTGCTTTAATATTGCCTTTTTTGCAAAAGTTATCGATGCATTAAGCATGAATAATAAAGATGATTATCTTTTATTTGGTTCTTTTATTATTTTTATTTTTTGCGTTCTCAATATTCTTTTTACTTTATTCTTTGTAAAACCTATTAGAAAACCGCTACTTGTTATACTCCTTTGCTGTAGTGCTCTAGGTAGCTATTTTTCTCTATTTTATGGTATCTATATTGATAATGACATGTTGGTTAATATCTTTCAAACCAACACTTATGAAGCAATCACCCTTCTCAATGGCAAACTTGTCTTATGGTTTATTATTTTTGGCTTATTACCAAGTCTATTTGTAATCTTCTTCATCAAAGTTAAAAAAATATCATTTCTAAAATCAGCAACTTTACGGACTGTTAATATTCTCATCTCTGTTGCTATTTTAGGCGCACTCTACTTTTCACTACCGGGTGAATATAGTTTTTTCCTCAAAACCAATAAATCAACCTTAAAACTAATTTCTCCCACCAATTATATTTATGCTCTCGGCGATATGGTTAACAAACACTATAAATCAGAAGTGCCTTTCACCCATATAGGGGAAGATGCTAAACGAAAAATAGCAACTAACCCACAGAAAAAGAAACTGATCATTATCGTTGTAGGTGAAACTTCACGGGCACAAAACTTTTCACTTAATGGTTATGAGCGTGAGACAAATCCCTTGTTATCAAAACAATCAAACTTATTTAATTTTGAACATGCTAGTTCTTGTGGAACAGCCACTGCTATTTCTGTTCCTTGTATGTTTTCAAATATGCCACGTAAAAGCTTTGACCGTACTCTAGCAATTAATGAAGATAACGTACTCGATATTATTGCGCGCACAGGGGTTAATGTATATTGGAAAGATAATGATTCCAACTGTAAAGAGGTATGTAACCGTGTACCAACACTTGAGATTAATAAGACAGAACCGGCAGAACTCTGTAAAGGGGGGCTTTGCTATGACATTCAATTGTTAAATGGACTAGATCAATACATTAATGAGCGCACAGATGATACCGTTATTGTAATACATACCAACGGTAGTCATGGTCCTGCCTATCATGAGCGCTATCAAAAGGATCAAGAAAAATTTACCCCAGCGTGTAAAAGTACAGAAATAGACAGCTGCTCACAACAAGAGTTAGTTAATGCCTATGACAATACCATTGTTAATGTTGATTTTGTACTTAACTCAACTATTGAGCTACTTAAAAAGCACAGCGATCAGTTCTCAACCGCTATGTTATACATGTCTGATCATGGTGAATCGTTAGGGGAAGATGGTTTTTATCTACACGGTGCACCTTATAGAATTGCACCTAAACAGCAAACACATATTCCGATGATTTTTTGGTTATCTGATAGCTTTATGAATAACCACCGCATCAATAAAACTTGTTTAGCGGATAAGGCAAAGAATGATCAAAACGTATCACACGATAACTTATTTCACACTGTATTAGGTGCCCTTGATGTTTCAACAAAGGAATATGACCCATCGTTAGATATATTTAAGAGTTGTGAATACGAATAA